DNA sequence from the Thermoplasma sp. Kam2015 genome:
GAAAATATGAGAATATATATCTATATATTATATTTAGATGACCCTTAACTATATCTTAGGAATATCTCAGTTGATCTGAGGAAACAGAGATGGCACAAGGGCTATTGCAGCAGCTTGATAATTCAAATGTTGGTAAATTTCATCTAAAGGCTTGGATCATCTCTGGAATGGGATTTTTCACCGATGCCTATGATCTTTTCATCATAGGTACTGTTGTTACTCTTCTTCCGCTTGCAGGCTGGAATCATCTGACGACAGCCTACGTGTCCCTCATATCTTCGGTTTCACTTCTGGCTTCGGTCATCGGTGCTTTTACCTTCGGCAGGCTTCTGGACGCGCTGGGGCGTAGCAGGGTCTACGGTTTTGAACTCATGCTGCTCATCATCGGCGCCATAGGCAGCGCGTTTCTCGTTCCGGTGAATGGCGTCATTTATCTCCTGATCTGGAGGTTTATACTGGGTCTTGGAATTGGCGGTGATTATGCCGGCAGTTCAACCATAATGGCTGAGTTTTCAAATGCAAAGAACAGGGGGCAGCTTATAGGTATGGTCTTTTCCATGCAGGGCTTTGGTCTTGTTTTTGGGCCGATAATGGCGCTGTTGATGATAAGATACATACCGGATATGGATCTTGTCTGGAGGCTGCTGCTCATGATCGGAGCAATACCTGCAGCCATAGTGCTCTATGGACGAAGAACCATTGGTGAAACCCCGAGGTACTCAATAAATGTTTCTGGCGACGTATCCTCTGCAAAGAAGGTCATTGAGAGGATATCTGGAAATTCAAGAATAACCACCGCACCGGATGAGGTCATCACAGAGAAGATAAGCTGGAAAGAAATGTTTACGGAGCGTCAGTTCCTGATGACGCTGATAGGAACCGCAGGAGCGTGGTTTGCTCTTGACTGGGCTTTTTATGGGAACTCAATAATGAGCCACCAGATGCTCTCTGCCATCGTGCCAGCATACATCGGTGGAGTTGCAAAGGTGCAGATCACAACTTTATATTCGCTTATAATCTTCGCCGTTTCAGCGCTTCCTGGGTACTGGGTCGCTACATTCACCGTGGACAGAATAGGCAGAAAGCCACTGCAGATACTGGGATTCTCAATGATGGCCATATCATATCTCGTTCTGGGATTGCTCAAATTCATATACGCCGATTCTTACATAGTCTGGTTCATGATAATATATGGGCTCAGCTACTTTTTCACGGAATTTGGTCCTAACGT
Encoded proteins:
- a CDS encoding MFS transporter, translating into MAQGLLQQLDNSNVGKFHLKAWIISGMGFFTDAYDLFIIGTVVTLLPLAGWNHLTTAYVSLISSVSLLASVIGAFTFGRLLDALGRSRVYGFELMLLIIGAIGSAFLVPVNGVIYLLIWRFILGLGIGGDYAGSSTIMAEFSNAKNRGQLIGMVFSMQGFGLVFGPIMALLMIRYIPDMDLVWRLLLMIGAIPAAIVLYGRRTIGETPRYSINVSGDVSSAKKVIERISGNSRITTAPDEVITEKISWKEMFTERQFLMTLIGTAGAWFALDWAFYGNSIMSHQMLSAIVPAYIGGVAKVQITTLYSLIIFAVSALPGYWVATFTVDRIGRKPLQILGFSMMAISYLVLGLLKFIYADSYIVWFMIIYGLSYFFTEFGPNVTTFIYSPEMFPTALRGMGSGLSSAGGKLGAFIGTALNVVIFAAFGENNLFLILAGISLLGALLTLFFLPETSGRTLEDISGERDFKRSVGSGSRK